A genomic stretch from Streptomyces sp. QL37 includes:
- a CDS encoding CHAT domain-containing protein, with protein sequence MSAAFPEHHVVWVNFAGMQTGGHVLVTTTLRPGAPAPLVRRTPLSLADGKALAQCSDEESEEAPPEALARVQQMIFADLGQPSDHGSKVLVVPDAVTWCMPWNELAPTGVKEISLTVSIAAAMRIPPPSPVEVPRVIGVFDEVDLRGSRKEVQTLQELAASGKIHFTRVYSLIELREALESSPYDVLTVSVHGTTGDGIEYRMLLPDGPSSPAGLLQLQLPPTVVLGCCWSGKSSEQPDTTAAAVSCLVAGASRVVGGLWAIDDELAGDLLACMYVRHFVSGMPLAQALRSAHLALGPEMRPGAAGLIVIGRS encoded by the coding sequence GTGAGTGCAGCCTTTCCTGAACACCACGTCGTCTGGGTCAACTTCGCCGGAATGCAGACTGGCGGACACGTGCTCGTCACCACGACGCTGCGCCCCGGCGCGCCAGCTCCCCTGGTCCGTCGCACGCCTTTGTCCCTCGCAGACGGGAAGGCGCTGGCTCAGTGTTCCGACGAGGAGTCCGAGGAAGCCCCGCCCGAAGCTTTGGCCCGAGTCCAGCAAATGATATTCGCCGACCTAGGGCAACCCTCTGACCACGGATCCAAAGTCCTGGTAGTGCCAGACGCCGTGACATGGTGCATGCCTTGGAACGAATTGGCGCCAACCGGCGTGAAGGAGATCTCGCTGACCGTTTCCATAGCTGCGGCCATGCGCATCCCTCCGCCCTCCCCAGTGGAGGTTCCACGCGTCATCGGAGTCTTCGATGAAGTAGATCTCCGCGGCTCACGCAAGGAAGTACAAACGCTGCAGGAGCTGGCAGCGTCAGGAAAAATCCACTTCACACGCGTCTACTCACTCATTGAACTGCGCGAGGCACTGGAGTCTTCTCCGTACGACGTGCTCACGGTCAGCGTGCACGGCACCACGGGGGACGGCATCGAGTACCGCATGCTGCTCCCTGACGGGCCCTCGTCCCCGGCCGGGCTGCTCCAACTGCAGCTTCCACCGACGGTCGTGCTGGGTTGCTGCTGGTCGGGAAAGTCTTCCGAACAGCCGGACACAACCGCAGCTGCCGTGTCGTGCCTCGTGGCCGGGGCATCTCGGGTTGTCGGTGGCCTCTGGGCTATCGATGATGAACTCGCCGGCGACTTGCTTGCGTGCATGTACGTCAGGCATTTCGTCTCCGGTATGCCACTCGCACAAGCCTTGCGCAGTGCTCATCTTGCGCTCGGTCCGGAGATGCGCCCCGGAGCCGCGGGGCTCATAGTCATCGGACGGAGCTGA
- a CDS encoding AAA family ATPase has protein sequence MHLDSFSASGFRSLTQVADIPVSRPTILAGRNDGGKSAVLTALSFLLGVHRLTDEDRTYLQGDGAAGRRCEETWVEGAFTLNEAERALADLPGRIRIRRIARSGESAGWEYFGQQPADSRLHGLDRLLKQPLADLVGEFGLTPAGTRKEDLLAAVAAHARSAPQVEQWQPLPKPLEARLPRLLPFGGKDESPDDAVRTALNSCYETHLEDEALQGQVRQIETEITQRLEKEADSLCQHIRRHCGEFVGVQVKPEVSFKTGFKKAPLEVSRADGEPVDLTRSGQGSTRRIALAVWEWTSNLLEEAELAATGDLDAEEPVQTIVVYDEPDTHLDYRHQRTVMDIIRKQCALPHVSVMVATHSMNLIDGVDIADVVHLGLNDQGRTVVERLVDDCHDGIDFHLGQIATALGLRNSVLLHERCFLAVEGETEQQCIPLLFRLSENLSLQAAGIALWACENNEGALHLARYLVERNRSVMLMIDADSRTNKLFKDEKLRRAGLDLDKQVTYVGEGLGFNELEELFTDECWAKAANSKWPQAAPLAWSADDFAAHRGTKKFSARILDMIKSQAEETSPSGKPAMLNGLVTTLTTAQDVPQQLREVFAQLQQLAH, from the coding sequence GTGCACCTCGACAGCTTCTCCGCCTCCGGATTCCGCTCGCTGACCCAGGTCGCTGACATCCCTGTCAGCCGCCCGACGATTCTTGCCGGACGTAACGACGGTGGGAAGAGCGCCGTACTGACGGCATTGTCCTTTCTCCTGGGCGTGCATCGCCTGACGGACGAGGACCGCACCTATCTGCAGGGCGACGGGGCCGCCGGCCGCCGTTGCGAGGAGACCTGGGTGGAAGGCGCCTTCACTCTGAACGAGGCAGAGCGCGCTCTCGCAGACCTTCCCGGCCGGATCAGGATCCGGCGCATCGCCCGATCCGGTGAATCAGCCGGCTGGGAGTACTTCGGCCAGCAGCCCGCCGACAGCCGGCTGCACGGGCTGGACCGGCTCTTGAAACAGCCGCTCGCCGACCTCGTCGGGGAGTTCGGGCTGACGCCGGCCGGCACCCGCAAGGAAGACCTGCTCGCCGCCGTGGCGGCTCACGCCCGCAGTGCACCCCAGGTCGAGCAGTGGCAGCCACTGCCCAAGCCACTCGAGGCCCGCCTCCCGCGCCTTCTTCCTTTCGGCGGGAAGGACGAGAGCCCCGACGACGCCGTGCGCACCGCCCTGAACAGCTGCTACGAAACCCACCTCGAGGACGAGGCCCTCCAGGGCCAGGTGCGACAGATCGAAACGGAGATCACCCAACGCCTGGAAAAGGAAGCCGACTCCCTGTGTCAGCACATCCGCCGCCACTGCGGGGAGTTCGTCGGCGTCCAAGTCAAGCCCGAAGTCTCCTTCAAGACCGGCTTCAAAAAGGCACCACTGGAGGTCTCCCGGGCCGACGGCGAACCCGTCGACCTGACCCGCTCCGGCCAGGGAAGCACCCGCCGCATCGCGCTCGCGGTATGGGAGTGGACCAGCAATCTCCTCGAAGAGGCCGAACTGGCCGCCACGGGCGACCTGGACGCCGAAGAACCGGTCCAGACGATCGTCGTCTACGACGAGCCCGACACCCACCTCGACTACCGGCACCAGCGCACGGTCATGGACATCATCCGTAAGCAGTGCGCCCTGCCGCATGTCAGCGTCATGGTCGCCACGCATTCGATGAACCTCATCGACGGCGTCGACATCGCCGACGTCGTTCACCTGGGGCTCAATGACCAGGGACGTACCGTCGTGGAGCGCCTCGTCGACGACTGCCACGACGGCATCGACTTCCACCTCGGGCAGATCGCCACCGCCCTGGGGCTGCGCAACTCCGTGCTGCTCCACGAGCGCTGCTTCCTCGCCGTGGAGGGGGAGACCGAGCAGCAATGCATCCCCCTGCTGTTCCGCCTCTCCGAGAACCTGTCCCTGCAGGCGGCCGGCATCGCCCTGTGGGCATGCGAGAACAACGAGGGCGCCCTGCACCTGGCCCGCTACCTCGTCGAGCGCAACCGCTCGGTCATGCTGATGATCGACGCGGACAGCCGCACGAACAAACTCTTCAAAGACGAAAAACTCCGCAGAGCAGGCCTCGACCTGGACAAGCAGGTGACCTACGTCGGCGAAGGCCTCGGGTTCAACGAGCTGGAGGAACTCTTCACCGACGAATGCTGGGCCAAGGCAGCCAACAGCAAATGGCCCCAGGCCGCCCCCCTGGCCTGGAGCGCCGACGACTTCGCCGCGCATCGCGGCACCAAGAAGTTCAGCGCCCGCATCCTCGACATGATCAAAAGCCAGGCCGAGGAGACCAGCCCCAGCGGGAAGCCCGCCATGCTCAACGGTTTGGTCACCACGCTCACCACAGCTCAGGACGTCCCCCAGCAGCTGCGGGAGGTCTTCGCCCAGCTGCAGCAACTCGCTCACTGA